The Chloroflexota bacterium region CCTCTTTAGGCAGGCCGTTGTTCACCGGCAGCCCTAGAGCCCTGGCCTCTTCTAGGGTAATAGGATAATCATGGGTCCATTTACCAGAGCTCAGCGTTTGGGCTACCTCGTTCGCCTTCTCTTCGGGCATATTGTTGCTTATCAGGATCTCCTTAACCGCTTGATGCACCTGAGTCATGGCCTTCCTGGCCACGTCGGCCAGGATCAGGGTTTTATCTTCTATCTCCTTGATCGGCTTTTTGGCCAGGACCTCCAGCAGGGAGACGGCCGGGTATTCGCCGAGCTGGGGGTCGACTGGCCCCAAAACAGCATTCTCATCCATAATGATCTCATCGGCGGCCAGAGCGATAAGGGTGCCGCCGGACATAGCGTAATGGGGCACGAACACGGTCACCTTTGCCGGGTGACGCATGAGGGCGTGGGCTATCTGCTCGGCGGCCAGGACCAGACCACCAGGGGTATGGACAATGAGGTCGATGGGCATATCCGGCGGTGTGAAGCGGATAGCCCTCAGTAGCTGCTCCGAATCATCGATGTCGATGAAGCGGGTAAGAGGGATGCCCAAAAAGGCGATGGACTCCTGGCGGTGAATCAGGGTGATCAACCGACTTTGTCTCTGCCGCTCTATCCTCTGCATCAGGCGTATGCGGGCCATAGCGAGCAGGCGTTGCTGGAGCATAGGCGTCAGGCTGACGATGATGATAAATAGCCAGAAAAGGTCGAAGATACTCATTTTCCACCTCGGTCATAGTAGTATGGGTTGAATATAACATATAAATTATGTATCTGTCGATGGTGGCCCTCATCCCCTCTTGCCCTCTCCTTGACCTCCCTACGCTTAGGAGAAGGAGGAAAGGGAGGCTGGCGATACCCCAGACCCTGCCTGTGAAAGCAAACAGGCAGGATAGCCGGGGAGAACCTCCCTCAGAGTGCTGGAAATCCCCGCTGAGCGGCTTACTCCAGGAAGGCCGCCGTGCTGCTCGTCTCGATGCGTGTGGCACCAGCAGCAACCGAGTCATATCGACGTGTTGATTCTATGGCCGCCGAGTGCTAATATGTCGCCAAGCTATCCGGGGTTAAAGGAGCGCAATGATGAAGACGCGGTTGACCCTCGTAGCCCTGCTGGTTATCACCATCGCTTTGCCGCTTCTCCTGCCGAACAGTGCCCCATCCGCTGTGGCCCAATCGC contains the following coding sequences:
- a CDS encoding ATP-dependent Clp protease proteolytic subunit — encoded protein: MSIFDLFWLFIIIVSLTPMLQQRLLAMARIRLMQRIERQRQSRLITLIHRQESIAFLGIPLTRFIDIDDSEQLLRAIRFTPPDMPIDLIVHTPGGLVLAAEQIAHALMRHPAKVTVFVPHYAMSGGTLIALAADEIIMDENAVLGPVDPQLGEYPAVSLLEVLAKKPIKEIEDKTLILADVARKAMTQVHQAVKEILISNNMPEEKANEVAQTLSSGKWTHDYPITLEEARALGLPVNNGLPKEVYDLMDLYPQPAQRRPSVQYIPVPYHREPIPPRPPR